One window from the genome of Poecilia reticulata strain Guanapo linkage group LG9, Guppy_female_1.0+MT, whole genome shotgun sequence encodes:
- the LOC103470702 gene encoding spermatid perinuclear RNA-binding protein-like isoform X2, with protein sequence MRSFRSFANDDRHVMAKHAGVYPAPEELEAVQALVSTAEGALKKVSDWMDGLKDSPGKTAGCDDEEEEDAAETDPAGAPVLCGVTRVGLLAKGLLIRGDMELELVLMCRPKPTKLLLYTVSANLPLQIQTMTDDRYEVQSCVSEASIRVCSTKDPRLTLKITLTSLTMREEEDDDEEEFDREEGEPRREEEEEEEDVLDRLKCQAALTALRHAKWFQARVADLKSCLVVLRVLRDVCNRQPEWQPLQGWPLELICEKAVATSNRPLGPGEALRRVMECVASGILLPGGPGVHDPCEREPRDVLTQLSAQEADALTRSAQHALRLIAFGQLYKVLNMDPLPASKASPRLLEGGCLKRLRVDSGCEDRDFTKRMKVLDWRMTDPNHPMNALMRLNQIHPGLQYRLLCQSGPVHAPVFTMSVEIQGTTYQASGNSKRTAKLQVALKALQALGFLLASDGDLDSLSADEKSDGEGKNDRMSTSSSSTSVTSSMETQESRAPGPILTAGGKNPVMELNEKRRGLKYELISESGSSYDKRFIIEVEVDKQVFRGTGPNKKVAKASAALAALSCLFSGSKPTNVKKKRLNPAPKRPLTSVLTIPTLAARPPRVPVLPRAPYISTAPTHGYIPPGFGAPYGYSPAAPLPAYSLPSRLPSVVVPVIRVPPVYPVAHLYPY encoded by the exons ATG AGGTCGTTCCGGTCGTTTGCGAACGACGACCGCCATGTCATGGCCAAACACGCCGGCGTCTACCCGGCGccagaggagctggaggccGTCCAGGCGCTGGTGTCCACCGCAGAGGGAGCTCTGAAGAAGGTTTCTGACTGGATGGACGGCCTGAAGGACTCCCCAGGCAAGACAGCCGGCTGTGatgacgaggaggaggaagacgccGCTGAGACGGA CCCAGCTGGAGCGCCGGTTCTGTGCGGGGTGACCCGGGTCGGCCTGCTGGCCAAAGGTCTGCTGATCAGAGGCGACATGGAGCTGGAGCTGGTGCTGATGTGTCGACCCAAACCCACCAAGCTGCTGCTGTACACCGTCAGCGCCAACCTGCCCCTGCAGATCCAG ACGATGACAGACGACAGGTATGAAGTCCAGTCGTGTGTCTCTGAGGCATCGATCCGGGTCTGCAGCACCAAAGATCCCAGACTGACCCTGAAGATCACCCTGACCTCGCTCACCatgagggaggaagaggacgatGATGAAG AGGAGTTTGATCGGGAGGAAGGCGAGCCGAGgcgtgaggaagaggaggaggaggaagatgtcCTAGACAGGTTGAAGTGCCAGGCGGCGCTGACGGCGCTCCGACACGCCAAGTGGTTCCAG GCCCGGGTCGCTGACCTCAAGTCCTGCCTGGTGGTTCTGCGGGTTCTGAGGGACGTGTGCAACCGCCAGCCGGAGTGGCAGCCTCTTCAAGGATGG CCGCTGGAGCTGATCTGTGAGAAGGCCGTCGCCACTAGCAACCGGCCTCTGGGTCCAGGGGAAGCGCTGCGCCGGGTCATGGAGTGCGTCGCCTCGGGGATCCTGCtaccag GAGGCCCAGGAGTTCACGACCCCTGTGAGCGGGAACCCAGAGACGTTCTGACGCAGCTCAGCGCGCAGGAAGCCGACGCCCTGACACGCAGCGCCCAG catGCGCTGCGCCTCATTGCGTTCGGTCAGCTCTACAAGGTTCTCAACATGGATCCTCTGCCGGCCAGCAAGGCTTCTCCACGGCTGCTGGAAG GCGGCTGCCTGAAGAGGCTCCGGGTCGACTCAGGCTGTGAAGACAGAGACTTCACCAAACGGATGAAAG tGCTGGACTGGAGGATGACCGACCCGAACCATCCCATGAACGCTCTGATGCGTCTGAACCAGATCCATCCGGGCCTTCAGTACCGCCTGCTGTGTCAGTCGGGTCCGGTCCACGCTCCGGTCTTCACCATGTCCGTAGAGATCCAGGGAACCACGTACCAGGCCAGCGGGAACTCCAAGAGGACGGCCAAGCTGCAGGTGGCCCTGAAG GCGCTGCAGGCTCTGGGTTTCCTGCTCGCCTCAGACGGGGACCTGGACTCTCTGAGCGCCGATGAAAAGTCTGACGGAGAAGGAAAGAATGACAGGATGTCCACCAGCTCCAGCTCCACATCCGTCACCTCCTCCATGGAGACGCAGGAG TCCAGAGCTCCGGGTCCGATCCTGACGGCGGGCGGGAAAAACCCGGTGATGGAGCTGAACGAGAAGCGGCGCGGCCTGAAGTACGAGCTGATCTCAGAGAGCGGCAGCAGCTACGACAAACGCTTCATCATAGAg GTGGAGGTGGATAAGCAGGTGTTCCGGGGAACCGGTCCCAATAAGAAGGTGGCCAAAGCCAGCGCGGCGCTCGCCGCTCTCAGCTGCCTGTTCTCCGGGTCCAAACCGACCAACGTGAAGAAGAAACGCCTCAACCCAGCA CCGAAGCGACCCCTGACCTCTGTGCTGACCATCCCGACGCTCGCCGCCAGACCTCCACGGGTCCCCGTCCTGCCCAGAGCGCCGTACATCAGCACGGCCCCCACACACGGCTACATCCCCCCAG GTTTCGGTGCTCCGTACGGCTACAGCCCTGCTGCCCCCCTTCCTGCCTACA GTCTTCCCTCCAGATTGCCCTCAGTAGTTGTTCCCGTCATCAGAGTCCCCCCCGTTTACCCCGTCGCCCACCTGTACCCCTATTAG
- the LOC103470702 gene encoding spermatid perinuclear RNA-binding protein-like isoform X1: protein MRSFRSFANDDRHVMAKHAGVYPAPEELEAVQALVSTAEGALKKVSDWMDGLKDSPGKTAGCDDEEEEDAAETDPAGAPVLCGVTRVGLLAKGLLIRGDMELELVLMCRPKPTKLLLYTVSANLPLQIQTMTDDRYEVQSCVSEASIRVCSTKDPRLTLKITLTSLTMREEEDDDEEEFDREEGEPRREEEEEEEDVLDRLKCQAALTALRHAKWFQARVADLKSCLVVLRVLRDVCNRQPEWQPLQGWPLELICEKAVATSNRPLGPGEALRRVMECVASGILLPGGPGVHDPCEREPRDVLTQLSAQEADALTRSAQHALRLIAFGQLYKVLNMDPLPASKASPRLLEGGCLKRLRVDSGCEDRDFTKRMKVLDWRMTDPNHPMNALMRLNQIHPGLQYRLLCQSGPVHAPVFTMSVEIQGTTYQASGNSKRTAKLQVALKALQALGFLLASDGDLDSLSADEKSDGEGKNDRMSTSSSSTSVTSSMETQESRAPGPILTAGGKNPVMELNEKRRGLKYELISESGSSYDKRFIIEVEVDKQVFRGTGPNKKVAKASAALAALSCLFSGSKPTNVKKKRLNPAPKRPLTSVLTIPTLAARPPRVPVLPRAPYISTAPTHGYIPPGFGAPYGYSPAAPLPAYSGLYIDSAYYQPQTIATPIIIHLGPQDLF, encoded by the exons ATG AGGTCGTTCCGGTCGTTTGCGAACGACGACCGCCATGTCATGGCCAAACACGCCGGCGTCTACCCGGCGccagaggagctggaggccGTCCAGGCGCTGGTGTCCACCGCAGAGGGAGCTCTGAAGAAGGTTTCTGACTGGATGGACGGCCTGAAGGACTCCCCAGGCAAGACAGCCGGCTGTGatgacgaggaggaggaagacgccGCTGAGACGGA CCCAGCTGGAGCGCCGGTTCTGTGCGGGGTGACCCGGGTCGGCCTGCTGGCCAAAGGTCTGCTGATCAGAGGCGACATGGAGCTGGAGCTGGTGCTGATGTGTCGACCCAAACCCACCAAGCTGCTGCTGTACACCGTCAGCGCCAACCTGCCCCTGCAGATCCAG ACGATGACAGACGACAGGTATGAAGTCCAGTCGTGTGTCTCTGAGGCATCGATCCGGGTCTGCAGCACCAAAGATCCCAGACTGACCCTGAAGATCACCCTGACCTCGCTCACCatgagggaggaagaggacgatGATGAAG AGGAGTTTGATCGGGAGGAAGGCGAGCCGAGgcgtgaggaagaggaggaggaggaagatgtcCTAGACAGGTTGAAGTGCCAGGCGGCGCTGACGGCGCTCCGACACGCCAAGTGGTTCCAG GCCCGGGTCGCTGACCTCAAGTCCTGCCTGGTGGTTCTGCGGGTTCTGAGGGACGTGTGCAACCGCCAGCCGGAGTGGCAGCCTCTTCAAGGATGG CCGCTGGAGCTGATCTGTGAGAAGGCCGTCGCCACTAGCAACCGGCCTCTGGGTCCAGGGGAAGCGCTGCGCCGGGTCATGGAGTGCGTCGCCTCGGGGATCCTGCtaccag GAGGCCCAGGAGTTCACGACCCCTGTGAGCGGGAACCCAGAGACGTTCTGACGCAGCTCAGCGCGCAGGAAGCCGACGCCCTGACACGCAGCGCCCAG catGCGCTGCGCCTCATTGCGTTCGGTCAGCTCTACAAGGTTCTCAACATGGATCCTCTGCCGGCCAGCAAGGCTTCTCCACGGCTGCTGGAAG GCGGCTGCCTGAAGAGGCTCCGGGTCGACTCAGGCTGTGAAGACAGAGACTTCACCAAACGGATGAAAG tGCTGGACTGGAGGATGACCGACCCGAACCATCCCATGAACGCTCTGATGCGTCTGAACCAGATCCATCCGGGCCTTCAGTACCGCCTGCTGTGTCAGTCGGGTCCGGTCCACGCTCCGGTCTTCACCATGTCCGTAGAGATCCAGGGAACCACGTACCAGGCCAGCGGGAACTCCAAGAGGACGGCCAAGCTGCAGGTGGCCCTGAAG GCGCTGCAGGCTCTGGGTTTCCTGCTCGCCTCAGACGGGGACCTGGACTCTCTGAGCGCCGATGAAAAGTCTGACGGAGAAGGAAAGAATGACAGGATGTCCACCAGCTCCAGCTCCACATCCGTCACCTCCTCCATGGAGACGCAGGAG TCCAGAGCTCCGGGTCCGATCCTGACGGCGGGCGGGAAAAACCCGGTGATGGAGCTGAACGAGAAGCGGCGCGGCCTGAAGTACGAGCTGATCTCAGAGAGCGGCAGCAGCTACGACAAACGCTTCATCATAGAg GTGGAGGTGGATAAGCAGGTGTTCCGGGGAACCGGTCCCAATAAGAAGGTGGCCAAAGCCAGCGCGGCGCTCGCCGCTCTCAGCTGCCTGTTCTCCGGGTCCAAACCGACCAACGTGAAGAAGAAACGCCTCAACCCAGCA CCGAAGCGACCCCTGACCTCTGTGCTGACCATCCCGACGCTCGCCGCCAGACCTCCACGGGTCCCCGTCCTGCCCAGAGCGCCGTACATCAGCACGGCCCCCACACACGGCTACATCCCCCCAG GTTTCGGTGCTCCGTACGGCTACAGCCCTGCTGCCCCCCTTCCTGCCTACA GCGGCCTGTACATCGACAGTGCCTACTACCAGCCGCAGACCATCGCCACGCCCATCATCATCCATCTGGGCCCTCAGGACCTGTTCTGA